One stretch of Pedobacter riviphilus DNA includes these proteins:
- a CDS encoding serine hydrolase domain-containing protein has protein sequence MKRNRLYILAAASFFNVLCLMACAQEHTTNEKKLAIANAISNTTVLLNNQDAIIPLKSLEKKNIASVSLSFAYSNVFDSLANKYDKITSFSADSYKDSLNLNDLEDDLKYFNTILISIDDQNVNKAKYINFINSISKNKQVIISFFGNGPGLKSFDLLQSPIIWTAQNNADAAAIVPQYIFGGIAAMNKLTTAFSARYTMGSGFVTTATRLKYTVPEDAGINSNNLKEIDAIASEAITQRATPGLVVLVAKDGKVIFNKAYGTHTYDTNVPDKVTDIFDLASVTKVTATTPAVMRLFEEGKLKLDTNIGAYIPKARTTPMNNIQVREVMLHQAGFIPYIPFHDYIKTGDYSRDSSAAYPTKVADNYYIKKGFFKDFMWPKMLNSPIKTRGKYVYSDISMYVMKDIVEHISEEPLNQYTYENFYKPLGMQTAGFLPRNRFKPEQIIPTEDDKYFRKTLLVGYVHDQGAALAGGVSGHAGLFASANDLAIIYQMLLNRGTYGGVEYFKNTTVDMFTSKQSNVSRRGLGFDRWDPDTTKHYPSELASPQTYGHTGYTGTCVWVDPSRGLVYVFLSNRVNPTVTDKLSNLKIRGRIEDVVNKAIDESKK, from the coding sequence ATGAAGCGAAATAGATTGTATATCCTGGCTGCGGCGAGTTTTTTTAATGTTTTATGCTTAATGGCCTGCGCACAGGAGCATACCACAAATGAGAAAAAACTGGCTATTGCCAATGCCATTTCAAACACAACCGTATTATTAAATAACCAAGATGCTATTATCCCGCTAAAATCGCTTGAAAAGAAAAATATCGCTTCTGTTAGCCTGAGTTTTGCCTATAGTAATGTGTTCGATAGTCTGGCCAATAAATATGATAAAATTACTTCATTTTCTGCTGATTCTTATAAAGATAGCTTGAATCTGAATGATTTAGAAGATGATCTAAAATATTTCAATACAATTTTAATCAGTATCGATGATCAGAATGTAAACAAAGCTAAATACATCAATTTTATCAACAGCATCAGTAAGAATAAACAGGTAATTATTTCTTTTTTTGGTAACGGGCCAGGTTTAAAATCATTTGATCTGTTGCAATCGCCGATTATATGGACGGCACAGAACAATGCTGATGCCGCTGCGATTGTTCCACAATATATTTTTGGTGGCATTGCCGCTATGAATAAGTTAACCACAGCCTTTTCTGCCCGTTATACGATGGGTTCAGGCTTTGTGACCACCGCTACCCGCTTAAAATATACAGTACCTGAAGATGCGGGAATCAACTCCAATAATTTAAAAGAAATTGATGCCATTGCTTCCGAAGCGATAACACAGAGAGCAACCCCGGGATTGGTGGTTTTGGTAGCGAAAGATGGTAAAGTTATTTTTAATAAGGCTTATGGTACGCATACCTACGATACCAATGTGCCCGATAAGGTAACAGATATTTTTGATCTGGCCTCGGTAACCAAGGTAACGGCAACCACACCTGCAGTAATGCGTTTATTTGAAGAAGGAAAACTAAAACTAGATACCAATATTGGTGCTTATATCCCGAAAGCACGTACCACACCCATGAACAATATTCAAGTGCGGGAAGTGATGTTACACCAGGCAGGTTTTATCCCTTATATTCCTTTTCACGATTATATTAAAACAGGCGATTATAGCAGAGATTCATCTGCGGCCTATCCAACCAAAGTAGCCGATAACTATTATATTAAAAAAGGCTTTTTTAAAGATTTTATGTGGCCTAAAATGCTCAATTCGCCCATTAAAACACGTGGTAAATATGTGTACAGCGATATCAGCATGTATGTGATGAAAGATATTGTAGAGCACATCAGCGAAGAGCCATTAAATCAATATACTTACGAAAATTTTTATAAACCACTTGGCATGCAAACGGCAGGTTTCTTGCCGCGGAACCGTTTTAAACCGGAGCAGATTATTCCTACCGAAGATGATAAATATTTTAGAAAAACCCTGCTTGTAGGTTATGTGCATGATCAGGGTGCCGCTTTAGCAGGCGGAGTTTCAGGTCATGCTGGTTTGTTTGCCAGTGCCAACGATCTGGCTATTATTTATCAGATGCTTTTAAACCGTGGAACTTATGGTGGTGTAGAATATTTTAAAAATACAACAGTAGATATGTTTACCTCAAAACAATCGAATGTTAGTCGTAGGGGTTTGGGTTTCGATCGCTGGGATCCGGATACGACTAAACATTACCCTTCTGAACTGGCTTCGCCACAAACTTATGGCCATACGGGGTATACCGGAACTTGTGTTTGGGTAGATCCATCCCGAGGTTTGGTGTATGTATTTTTGTCTAACCGTGTTAATCCTACTGTTACGGATAAACTATCGAACTTAAAAATTAGGGGTAGGATAGAAGATGTGGTGAACAAAGCCATCGACGAATCGAAGAAATAA
- a CDS encoding endonuclease/exonuclease/phosphatase family protein — translation MDKLLLPIAVMLAIALLLGVLAGNMDPRKHAIIAFFGLAYPFVLFANIIFLVWWFLSKKWIFAIATILVIALGAKTLKATFAIGGDEGGAEKADNSIRMMTYNVHSFKLYGEDNTESVKEKMLQVVKDQNPDIICFQEFFTRYKGAFDTVDSLKALLNTKYYYFVPTNKNDYEATGLAIFSKYPIKNSGKIPFVEGFPGNMSIYTDLNIKGKTLRVYNVHFQSISFEKQDYEYLDKVKEMNTELQPSKRILRMLKSAFFKRSGQVDIMKKEMATCKTPYLIAGDFNDTPASYVVTQITAGLNNSFIKKGNGLGKTYNGKFPNFQIDYIATSKELEVLNYKITKAKLSDHFPVRSDLRFVP, via the coding sequence ATGGATAAACTCCTCTTGCCTATTGCCGTTATGTTGGCAATAGCTTTGCTTTTGGGAGTTCTGGCCGGAAATATGGATCCAAGGAAACATGCCATTATTGCTTTTTTCGGGCTTGCCTACCCCTTTGTCCTATTCGCTAATATTATTTTCTTGGTTTGGTGGTTTTTAAGCAAAAAATGGATTTTTGCAATCGCTACCATTCTGGTTATTGCACTCGGTGCCAAAACTTTAAAAGCAACTTTTGCCATTGGTGGCGATGAAGGTGGCGCTGAAAAGGCAGACAATAGCATCAGAATGATGACTTATAATGTGCACAGTTTTAAACTATATGGCGAAGACAATACCGAATCGGTTAAAGAAAAAATGCTTCAGGTGGTAAAAGACCAAAATCCTGATATTATTTGTTTCCAGGAGTTTTTTACCCGCTATAAGGGTGCATTTGATACTGTTGATAGCCTGAAGGCCCTACTAAATACGAAATATTACTATTTCGTACCCACCAATAAAAACGATTACGAAGCTACAGGCTTAGCCATATTTTCTAAATATCCGATTAAAAATTCTGGTAAAATTCCTTTTGTTGAAGGTTTCCCGGGTAATATGAGTATTTATACTGATCTAAACATTAAAGGAAAAACGCTAAGGGTTTATAATGTACATTTTCAATCAATTTCTTTCGAAAAACAAGATTACGAATATTTAGATAAGGTTAAGGAAATGAATACAGAACTGCAGCCATCTAAACGGATTTTAAGAATGCTGAAAAGTGCCTTTTTTAAACGTAGCGGTCAGGTAGATATTATGAAAAAAGAAATGGCCACCTGTAAAACACCTTACCTTATTGCAGGCGATTTTAACGATACACCAGCATCGTACGTAGTTACCCAAATTACAGCTGGTTTAAATAATAGTTTTATTAAAAAGGGCAATGGCCTCGGAAAAACCTATAATGGTAAATTCCCAAATTTCCAGATCGATTACATTGCTACTTCTAAGGAACTTGAGGTGTTAAATTATAAAATTACCAAGGCCAAGTTATCCGATCACTTTCCGGTACGCAGCGATTTAAGGTTTGTTCCCTAA
- a CDS encoding amidohydrolase: MKSILYSLFFILLLTSCTKKEKVDVIVFNAKVYTVNSKFDTVEAFAVRNGKILALGKSDDIQTKYTGKEEINAEGKTVYPGFIDAHAHFYGYGKSLQTADLRETKSWDEVLARLSDFAKTHPEGWLIGNGWDQNDWDNKAFPTNEQLTALFPDRPVFLNRIDGHAAIANQKALDDAGIKSEQKLVGGDMLTQNGKLTGVLIDNAVALVARKIPSPDAKLAEKIFIDAQKNCFAAGLTTIDDCGLSYQAVEFIEKLQKENKLKMRLYVMLSDEPDNYKYLFSRGPIKTDRLNVRAFKVYADGALGSRGACLLHPYSDMPHKTGFLLSDQQHFEEVAAKIAANHFQMCTHAIGDSANRVILNIYNKILKGKNDKRWRIEHAQVVNASDFDLFGKASIVPSVQPTHATSDMYWAGQRLGAERLKSAYAYKQLLKQNGWIPLGTDFPVENINPLLTFYAATVRADAKGFPKGGFQRENALTPEETLRGMTIWAAKANFEEHEKGSLEKGKLADFVMLDHDILKSTPQKILKTKVLKTYLNGEKVYEAK; the protein is encoded by the coding sequence ATGAAATCCATTTTATACAGCCTTTTTTTTATTCTGCTGCTCACTTCCTGCACCAAAAAGGAAAAAGTTGATGTAATTGTTTTCAACGCAAAGGTTTATACCGTTAATAGTAAATTTGATACGGTTGAAGCCTTCGCTGTGAGGAATGGTAAAATTCTGGCCCTTGGCAAAAGTGATGATATTCAAACCAAATATACTGGCAAAGAAGAAATCAATGCAGAAGGCAAAACCGTTTATCCAGGTTTTATAGATGCGCATGCTCATTTTTATGGTTATGGCAAAAGTTTGCAAACGGCCGATTTAAGAGAAACAAAATCGTGGGATGAAGTGCTTGCTCGCCTAAGCGATTTTGCTAAAACGCACCCTGAGGGTTGGTTAATTGGTAATGGCTGGGACCAAAACGATTGGGACAATAAAGCTTTCCCTACCAATGAACAGTTAACAGCGCTTTTTCCAGATCGCCCGGTATTTTTAAACCGGATTGATGGGCACGCGGCCATTGCTAACCAAAAAGCGTTAGATGATGCCGGCATTAAAAGTGAACAGAAACTGGTAGGCGGCGATATGCTTACCCAAAATGGAAAGCTCACCGGTGTATTAATCGATAACGCCGTAGCTTTAGTAGCGCGTAAAATCCCTTCACCAGATGCTAAACTGGCCGAAAAAATATTTATAGATGCGCAGAAAAACTGTTTCGCTGCTGGTTTAACCACTATTGATGATTGCGGCTTAAGTTACCAGGCTGTTGAATTCATCGAGAAACTGCAAAAAGAAAACAAACTGAAAATGAGGCTCTATGTAATGCTTTCAGACGAGCCTGATAATTATAAATATCTTTTTAGTCGCGGGCCGATTAAAACCGATCGGTTAAATGTCCGGGCATTTAAAGTTTATGCCGATGGTGCTTTAGGTTCGCGTGGTGCCTGCCTGTTGCATCCTTATAGCGATATGCCTCACAAAACTGGTTTTCTATTGAGCGATCAGCAACATTTTGAAGAAGTAGCTGCAAAAATTGCTGCCAATCATTTCCAGATGTGTACTCATGCCATCGGCGATTCGGCGAATCGGGTAATCCTGAATATTTACAATAAAATCTTAAAGGGGAAAAACGATAAACGCTGGCGTATTGAACATGCACAGGTGGTGAATGCCAGCGATTTTGACCTGTTCGGAAAAGCCAGCATTGTTCCATCCGTTCAGCCTACGCATGCTACTTCTGATATGTATTGGGCAGGACAGCGTTTGGGTGCTGAAAGGTTAAAAAGTGCCTATGCTTACAAACAATTGTTAAAACAAAACGGTTGGATTCCATTGGGTACCGATTTCCCGGTAGAAAACATTAATCCATTATTAACGTTTTATGCAGCAACAGTGAGAGCAGATGCAAAAGGTTTTCCAAAGGGGGGCTTCCAGAGGGAAAATGCTTTAACGCCAGAAGAAACCTTACGCGGAATGACCATTTGGGCCGCCAAAGCTAATTTTGAAGAACATGAAAAGGGCAGCTTGGAGAAAGGCAAATTAGCCGATTTTGTTATGCTCGATCACGATATTTTAAAATCAACACCACAAAAAATATTAAAAACCAAAGTCTTAAAAACCTATTTGAACGGAGAAAAAGTATATGAAGCGAAATAG
- a CDS encoding DUF6929 family protein, whose protein sequence is MHSTILEVFAEIDGVGSASGLFLHNDLLYIIGDNSGHLNEYNIKTKKLRKIQILFDKTLDQLENIPKPLKPDFEILCQHNNKLYILGSGSTSKRNLMIEFDLKTQKVFQKDLTETYSLLKSISKIDDQNFNLEGAAFTGNEWLLFNRGNGINAKNGIFNIQEADLAKIKQAKFNPFKLPNIDHVESSFTDALLVKNEIFFIATAEDTKSTYADGKILGSFIGSINLQTLKLTFSNKISGKHKFEGITLLSQNEHSAIFLLCEDRDNEELKTVIYKLILNL, encoded by the coding sequence ATGCACTCAACAATTTTAGAAGTTTTCGCCGAGATTGATGGCGTCGGCTCTGCTTCGGGGCTATTCCTTCACAATGATTTACTATATATCATTGGCGATAATAGTGGCCATTTGAATGAATACAATATCAAAACCAAAAAGCTACGCAAAATTCAGATTTTATTTGATAAAACGCTCGATCAGTTAGAAAATATCCCTAAACCCTTAAAACCCGATTTCGAAATCCTTTGCCAGCATAACAACAAGCTCTACATTTTAGGTTCGGGCTCTACGTCCAAAAGAAACCTGATGATCGAATTCGACCTGAAAACGCAAAAAGTTTTTCAAAAAGACCTGACTGAAACTTACTCCTTGCTTAAATCTATCTCCAAAATAGATGATCAGAACTTTAACCTCGAAGGCGCAGCCTTTACAGGCAATGAGTGGCTACTTTTTAACCGAGGCAATGGGATTAATGCAAAGAATGGTATATTTAATATCCAGGAAGCAGATTTAGCCAAAATTAAACAAGCTAAGTTCAATCCTTTTAAGCTTCCAAATATTGATCATGTTGAATCCTCTTTTACCGATGCTTTATTGGTAAAAAATGAAATATTTTTTATTGCTACCGCCGAAGATACCAAATCGACTTATGCCGATGGCAAAATTCTGGGCAGTTTTATTGGCAGTATTAACCTGCAGACTTTGAAGCTAACCTTCAGCAATAAAATTTCGGGCAAACATAAATTTGAAGGCATCACTTTGCTTAGCCAAAACGAGCATAGTGCAATTTTCCTGCTCTGTGAAGATCGTGATAACGAAGAACTTAAAACGGTAATTTATAAGCTGATTCTAAATCTTTAG
- a CDS encoding rhomboid family intramembrane serine protease — protein sequence MNNTFKDLKYKVFQSGNPIFFYIGINVLLFLVIAVIGLFSRLSGQGDIVGLFVSDYLGLPASISKLPERFYTLFTYMFIHDGILHILFNMLGLFWFGNIFMNFLKSRQFHFVYLAGGLFGGLFAVAVLNIFPLYANGLASVTIVGASAAVMAIIVAAATLVPNYSIMLLFFGEVKIKWIAIVYFVLDFLAIGSLNAGGSLAHIGGALVGFIFIKRLQSGSDWSKLFERKPKLKVVRNEKPVKKPEFKGGVSQQEIDAILDKISTSGYDKLTAAEKEKLFKASKD from the coding sequence ATGAATAATACTTTCAAAGATTTAAAATACAAGGTTTTTCAATCGGGCAATCCAATATTCTTTTACATTGGTATAAACGTACTTTTGTTTCTGGTTATCGCTGTTATTGGGCTATTTAGCAGGCTTAGTGGCCAAGGTGATATTGTTGGTCTATTTGTTAGCGATTATTTAGGTTTACCCGCCAGTATTTCAAAACTGCCCGAACGATTTTATACCCTATTTACCTACATGTTTATCCATGATGGGATTCTTCACATCTTGTTTAATATGCTCGGCTTATTTTGGTTCGGCAACATATTCATGAATTTTTTAAAAAGCCGTCAGTTCCACTTTGTATACCTGGCGGGCGGTCTTTTTGGTGGTTTATTTGCCGTTGCTGTATTAAATATATTTCCGCTTTATGCCAACGGACTAGCAAGTGTAACTATTGTAGGAGCATCAGCCGCTGTAATGGCCATTATTGTTGCTGCAGCAACACTGGTACCCAATTACAGCATCATGCTGCTTTTTTTTGGTGAGGTTAAAATAAAATGGATTGCCATTGTTTATTTTGTACTCGACTTTCTAGCCATCGGTTCGCTAAATGCAGGCGGAAGTTTAGCGCATATAGGGGGTGCCCTGGTTGGTTTTATTTTTATTAAACGCCTGCAAAGCGGAAGCGACTGGAGCAAACTGTTTGAGCGCAAACCAAAACTAAAAGTGGTTCGCAACGAAAAGCCGGTTAAAAAGCCCGAGTTTAAGGGAGGCGTTTCTCAACAGGAAATAGATGCCATTTTAGACAAAATATCAACCTCAGGATACGATAAATTAACAGCAGCAGAAAAAGAGAAATTATTTAAGGCGAGTAAAGATTAA
- a CDS encoding nitroreductase family protein → MSLIDALNWRYAVKKMNGQPVEQEKVDKIIAAAHLAPTSSGLQPFKVIVVTNQELKEKIAPIAYNQSQVIDSSHLLIFAANENYTEEGIDAVFSRMNAERGLPESGTDAYKAQLKGMILSRTAEENFNHAARQAYIGFGIAIAEAALLKVDATPMEGFNGPALDELLGLDKKGLKSVTLLPLGNRDEAGDWLVNLKKVRSPKEEFLIEFK, encoded by the coding sequence ATGAGCTTAATAGATGCCCTAAACTGGCGTTATGCCGTTAAGAAAATGAACGGTCAACCTGTTGAACAAGAAAAAGTTGATAAAATTATTGCTGCTGCACATTTAGCACCAACATCATCAGGTTTACAGCCATTTAAAGTTATTGTGGTTACCAACCAGGAGTTAAAAGAGAAAATCGCACCGATTGCTTATAACCAATCGCAAGTGATCGATTCTTCTCACCTATTGATTTTCGCAGCCAATGAAAACTATACAGAAGAAGGTATTGATGCTGTTTTTAGCAGAATGAATGCTGAGCGTGGTTTACCTGAAAGTGGAACCGATGCTTACAAAGCACAATTAAAAGGTATGATCTTATCCAGAACTGCTGAAGAAAACTTTAACCATGCAGCCCGTCAGGCGTATATCGGTTTCGGTATCGCTATTGCAGAAGCAGCTTTGTTAAAAGTAGATGCTACCCCAATGGAAGGCTTTAACGGCCCTGCTTTAGATGAACTTTTAGGTTTAGATAAAAAAGGCTTAAAAAGTGTTACCCTATTGCCATTAGGAAACAGAGATGAAGCCGGCGATTGGTTGGTAAACCTTAAAAAGGTACGTTCCCCTAAAGAAGAGTTCTTAATTGAGTTTAAATAA
- the mutL gene encoding DNA mismatch repair endonuclease MutL produces MTDIIHLLPDAVANQIAAGEVVQRPASAVKELLENSIDAGADKIQLVVKDAGKALIQIIDNGCGMSVTDARMCFERHATSKVKKAEDLFAIRTMGFRGEAMASIAAIAQVEMKTRRHEDEIGTCISIEGAQVTNQEPVATSPGTQISIKNLFFNTPARRNFLKSNPVEMRHILDEFQRVALAHPGVFFSLHHDGTEIFNLPKGNLKQRIVHLFGNNYNERLVPVEEETTIINLKGYIGKPAFAKKTRGEQFFFVNNRFIKDPYLNHAVSSAFEELLPDDSYPLYVLFIEIDPSKIDVNVHPTKTEIKYLDEKSIYAIMKSAVKRSIGRYNIAPTLDFDQETGFSNMITHKAVEDIIPPSINFNPDFNPFASDSSSTSGYATSSRNYEAKPSAKNWGSLYEITEQPIVAQTSIYADETVLETKQKQYMQLHNRYIVSQIKSGLMVIDQQMAHERILYERFLVHLDDRKGASQQSLFPQTITLNAHDFELAKSLLDDIKSLGFDVREFGKNTLVVEGVPVDLGSSNINETQLFEQLIEGFKNSQQELKLSKRDSLARSLAKNSAIKAGTSLGQEEMNTLIDELFACKTPNFSVSGKPIIQTITLAELDKKFEK; encoded by the coding sequence ATGACTGATATTATTCACTTATTGCCTGATGCTGTTGCCAATCAAATTGCTGCTGGAGAAGTTGTTCAACGACCTGCTTCTGCGGTAAAAGAATTGCTCGAAAATTCGATAGATGCCGGCGCAGATAAAATACAACTGGTAGTAAAAGATGCTGGGAAAGCATTAATTCAGATTATTGATAATGGCTGTGGAATGAGTGTTACCGATGCCAGAATGTGTTTCGAACGCCATGCTACATCGAAGGTAAAAAAAGCCGAAGATTTATTTGCCATCCGTACCATGGGTTTCCGCGGCGAGGCCATGGCTTCTATTGCGGCCATTGCGCAGGTAGAAATGAAAACCCGCAGGCATGAAGACGAAATTGGCACTTGCATTTCTATTGAAGGTGCACAGGTAACCAATCAGGAACCGGTAGCTACTTCGCCCGGAACACAGATTTCGATTAAAAACCTGTTTTTTAATACCCCCGCCAGGAGAAACTTTCTTAAAAGTAATCCGGTTGAAATGCGCCACATTCTGGATGAATTTCAACGGGTAGCATTGGCGCATCCGGGTGTTTTTTTTAGTCTGCATCACGATGGAACCGAGATTTTTAACCTGCCAAAAGGCAATTTAAAACAGCGCATTGTCCACCTTTTTGGCAACAACTATAACGAACGTTTGGTTCCTGTTGAAGAGGAAACGACTATTATTAACCTTAAAGGATATATTGGTAAACCTGCTTTTGCAAAAAAAACCAGGGGCGAGCAATTCTTTTTTGTGAATAACCGTTTTATTAAAGATCCTTATTTAAACCATGCGGTAAGCTCTGCTTTCGAAGAGTTATTGCCCGACGACAGTTACCCGCTATATGTATTGTTTATAGAGATAGACCCGTCGAAAATCGATGTAAACGTACATCCTACTAAAACAGAGATTAAATATCTGGATGAAAAATCTATTTATGCAATCATGAAATCGGCTGTAAAACGTTCCATTGGTCGGTATAATATTGCACCAACCTTAGATTTTGATCAGGAAACTGGTTTTAGCAATATGATTACCCATAAAGCGGTAGAAGATATTATACCACCGAGCATTAATTTCAACCCTGATTTTAATCCTTTTGCCAGTGATAGTAGTTCTACTTCGGGATATGCGACTTCATCAAGAAATTATGAAGCCAAACCGAGTGCTAAAAACTGGGGGTCGCTTTATGAAATAACAGAACAGCCAATTGTAGCGCAAACCTCTATTTATGCTGATGAAACTGTTTTAGAAACCAAGCAGAAGCAGTACATGCAATTGCATAACCGCTATATTGTTTCGCAGATCAAATCAGGGTTAATGGTGATCGATCAACAAATGGCACATGAACGAATCCTTTACGAACGTTTTCTCGTACATCTGGATGACCGCAAAGGCGCATCGCAGCAGAGTTTATTTCCGCAAACCATTACACTTAATGCCCATGATTTTGAACTGGCCAAAAGTTTACTGGACGATATAAAAAGTTTAGGCTTCGATGTACGGGAATTTGGGAAAAATACGTTGGTAGTAGAAGGTGTTCCGGTTGATCTGGGTAGCAGTAATATTAACGAAACGCAATTATTTGAACAATTGATTGAAGGCTTTAAAAACTCACAGCAGGAACTAAAATTAAGCAAACGCGATAGCCTTGCCAGAAGTTTAGCAAAAAATAGTGCCATTAAAGCCGGAACAAGCCTTGGCCAGGAAGAAATGAATACTTTGATTGATGAGCTTTTTGCCTGTAAAACACCTAACTTTAGCGTGAGCGGTAAACCGATTATCCAAACCATTACCTTGGCGGAGCTGGATAAGAAGTTTGAGAAATAG